The Sulfurospirillum halorespirans DSM 13726 genome has a window encoding:
- a CDS encoding YraN family protein has product MSLKVGKEAEEKASAYLKKEGHTILVQNFHSKFGEIDIITCKENTLHFCEVKFSHKYDPITRITPSKMAKIIKTIQYYLLTHPNSYDYQIDAILVTPETIEIIKNISY; this is encoded by the coding sequence ATGAGTTTAAAGGTAGGAAAAGAGGCTGAAGAGAAGGCCTCTGCCTACCTTAAAAAAGAGGGACATACGATCCTTGTACAAAATTTTCACTCGAAATTTGGCGAAATCGATATTATTACATGTAAAGAGAATACCCTTCATTTCTGCGAAGTTAAATTTTCACACAAATACGATCCTATCACGCGTATTACCCCTTCTAAAATGGCAAAAATCATCAAAACAATTCAGTATTATTTGCTAACGCACCCCAATTCGTATGATTATCAAATTGATGCTATTTTAGTAACGCCAGAAACTATTGAAATAATAAAAAATATTAGTTACTAA
- the trxB gene encoding thioredoxin-disulfide reductase produces the protein MLDLAIIGGGPAGLSAGLYATRGGLKNVVMFEKGLPGGQITSSSEIENYPGSAEILSGLDFMAPWSEQCMRFGLKHAMEEVSRISKNADGTFIIALSGGKSEQAKSVIICTGSTPKKANFEGEAEFFGKGVSTCATCDGFFYKNKEVVALGGGDTALEEALYLSHICSKVYLIHRRDTFRASPSTIEKVKNNPKIELVLNVTVKKAYGDKTGLNGIIVVDAEGKERDIAVPGVFVFVGMNVNNAILKQEDGSFLCDMDENGNVVVDLNMHTSVKGLFAAGDLRIKASKQVVCAAGDGATAGIQALEYVNH, from the coding sequence ATGTTAGATCTAGCAATTATTGGCGGTGGCCCAGCAGGTCTAAGTGCTGGATTGTACGCAACACGCGGTGGTTTGAAAAATGTAGTGATGTTTGAAAAAGGACTTCCTGGCGGACAAATCACCAGCAGTAGTGAAATCGAAAATTATCCAGGCAGTGCAGAAATACTCAGTGGTTTAGACTTTATGGCGCCTTGGTCAGAACAGTGTATGCGCTTTGGTCTTAAACATGCGATGGAAGAGGTCTCCCGCATTTCAAAAAATGCAGATGGCACGTTTATAATAGCCCTATCAGGCGGTAAAAGTGAACAGGCTAAAAGCGTCATCATTTGCACAGGAAGCACGCCTAAAAAAGCCAATTTTGAAGGTGAAGCCGAATTTTTTGGAAAAGGGGTAAGCACCTGCGCGACATGCGATGGCTTTTTTTACAAGAACAAAGAAGTTGTAGCCCTAGGTGGCGGTGACACTGCCCTTGAAGAGGCGCTTTATCTCTCCCATATCTGCTCAAAAGTCTATCTTATTCATAGACGTGATACGTTTAGAGCCAGTCCAAGTACCATCGAAAAAGTTAAAAATAATCCAAAAATTGAACTTGTTTTAAATGTGACGGTTAAAAAAGCGTATGGCGATAAAACGGGATTGAATGGCATTATTGTCGTTGATGCTGAAGGAAAAGAGCGTGATATTGCTGTTCCTGGTGTCTTTGTCTTTGTTGGAATGAATGTCAACAATGCTATTTTAAAGCAAGAAGACGGTAGTTTTTTATGCGATATGGATGAAAATGGCAATGTGGTTGTTGATCTGAACATGCACACCTCGGTAAAAGGACTTTTTGCGGCAGGCGATTTAAGAATTAAAGCTTCAAAACAAGTTGTATGTGCGGCAGGTGATGGCGCAACGGCAGGTATTCAAGCTTTAGAATATGTGAACCATTAA
- the trxA gene encoding thioredoxin, which produces MGKYLELNASNFDSTVAEGVALVDFWAPWCGPCRMIAPVIDELAGDFEGKAKICKVNTDEEQDVAIKYGIRSIPTILFFKNGELVDQMIGASSKQVLADKVNSLL; this is translated from the coding sequence ATGGGAAAATATTTAGAGTTGAATGCATCAAATTTTGATAGTACCGTAGCAGAAGGCGTAGCCCTAGTAGACTTTTGGGCACCTTGGTGTGGACCTTGTCGTATGATCGCTCCCGTTATTGATGAATTAGCAGGTGATTTTGAAGGTAAAGCAAAAATTTGTAAAGTCAATACGGATGAAGAGCAAGATGTTGCGATTAAATATGGTATTAGATCTATTCCTACGATCCTTTTCTTTAAAAATGGTGAGTTAGTAGACCAAATGATTGGTGCATCATCGAAACAAGTTTTAGCGGACAAAGTTAATTCACTTCTTTAA
- a CDS encoding LL-diaminopimelate aminotransferase, with translation MFDEIRFNTIDRLPGYVFAEINELKLAARHAGDDIIDFSMGNPDGRTPQHIIDKLVESAQKDGTHGYSVSKGIYKLRLAICNWYARKYGVTLDPNTEAVATLGSKEGFVHLAQAIMNPGDVAVVPDPAYPIHAYAFMIAGGNVHKFSLDYDEKYVLDKEQFFTKLKKVFKESAPKPKFVVVNFPHNPTCVTTDVSFYEELVAYAKEERFYIISDIAYADLSFDGYETPSIFQVEGAKDVAVECYTLSKSYNMAGWRVGFVVGNKKLVGALQKIKSWFDYGMFTPIQVASTVALDGPQECVDEIRATYQKRRDVLVESFNNAGWPMEKPQSTMFVWAKIPKVAAHLGSMEFAKQLLQEAKIAVSPGIGFGESGDGYVRIALIENENRIRQAARNVKKYLKSLEG, from the coding sequence ATGTTTGATGAGATTAGATTTAATACCATTGATAGATTACCAGGGTATGTTTTTGCCGAAATTAATGAACTAAAGCTTGCTGCACGTCATGCGGGGGATGATATTATCGACTTTTCGATGGGCAATCCTGATGGAAGAACCCCACAGCATATTATTGACAAACTCGTAGAATCTGCTCAAAAAGATGGCACACATGGCTATTCGGTGAGCAAGGGTATTTATAAATTACGATTGGCAATTTGCAATTGGTATGCACGCAAATACGGTGTTACACTTGATCCTAATACTGAAGCGGTTGCAACCCTAGGAAGTAAAGAGGGTTTTGTGCATTTAGCCCAAGCGATTATGAATCCAGGTGACGTGGCTGTTGTGCCTGATCCTGCGTATCCGATTCATGCGTATGCGTTTATGATTGCTGGTGGAAATGTTCATAAATTTAGCCTTGATTATGATGAAAAATATGTCTTGGATAAAGAGCAATTTTTTACAAAACTCAAAAAAGTATTTAAAGAATCAGCTCCAAAACCAAAATTTGTCGTTGTAAACTTTCCTCATAACCCAACGTGTGTGACCACCGATGTCTCTTTTTACGAAGAGTTGGTTGCGTATGCTAAAGAAGAGCGCTTTTACATTATCAGCGATATTGCCTATGCAGATCTCTCCTTTGATGGCTACGAGACACCTTCCATTTTCCAAGTTGAAGGTGCTAAAGATGTCGCGGTTGAATGTTATACGCTCTCTAAAAGCTACAATATGGCAGGCTGGCGTGTCGGTTTTGTTGTGGGTAACAAAAAACTTGTGGGTGCGCTTCAAAAAATCAAATCATGGTTTGACTATGGTATGTTTACACCGATTCAAGTCGCTTCTACGGTAGCACTCGATGGTCCACAAGAGTGTGTGGATGAAATTCGCGCTACGTATCAAAAACGTCGTGATGTTTTAGTCGAGAGCTTTAACAATGCTGGCTGGCCGATGGAAAAACCGCAATCAACGATGTTTGTCTGGGCAAAAATTCCTAAAGTGGCAGCACATTTAGGCAGCATGGAGTTTGCAAAACAGTTGCTTCAAGAGGCAAAAATTGCTGTGAGTCCTGGTATTGGTTTTGGCGAAAGTGGCGATGGTTATGTGAGAATTGCGCTCATCGAAAATGAGAACAGAATCCGCCAAGCTGCACGTAATGTGAAGAAGTATTTGAAGAGTTTAGAAGGTTAA
- a CDS encoding 16S rRNA (uracil(1498)-N(3))-methyltransferase — protein sequence MQFVYHPRAGEPLLIVDTREYEHLFKVRRISVGEKLSWRNLEDAFMYEYEITQIGKKEAELARVSQKELPLVPSNVLHVGWSIIDPKIIEKTLPMLNELGVSKISFVYAEFSQKGHKLDLERMKRILINSSQQCGRSLLMKIEVFASLQTYIEAYPKSHVLDFSEVKLRGDEAVSSLLVGPEGGFSQKERLLLQTQPIVGLTCNTILRSETAVVAAASKILA from the coding sequence ATGCAGTTTGTTTATCATCCCCGTGCAGGCGAGCCACTTCTCATAGTAGATACGAGGGAATACGAACATCTCTTTAAAGTGCGTCGTATCAGCGTGGGAGAGAAGCTTTCGTGGCGAAATTTGGAAGATGCTTTTATGTATGAGTATGAAATTACCCAGATTGGTAAAAAAGAGGCAGAGCTCGCACGTGTGTCCCAAAAAGAGTTGCCCTTGGTGCCTTCAAACGTTTTACATGTAGGTTGGAGTATCATCGATCCCAAGATTATTGAAAAAACACTTCCGATGTTGAATGAACTCGGTGTTTCTAAAATCAGTTTTGTCTATGCCGAGTTTTCGCAAAAAGGGCATAAACTGGACTTAGAGCGCATGAAGCGCATTTTGATTAACTCTTCCCAGCAGTGCGGGCGAAGTTTATTGATGAAGATTGAAGTGTTTGCTTCTCTTCAAACCTACATAGAAGCGTATCCGAAAAGTCATGTCTTGGACTTTTCGGAGGTAAAATTGCGTGGCGATGAAGCGGTTAGTTCACTCTTGGTTGGACCGGAGGGCGGATTTAGCCAAAAAGAGCGATTGTTACTTCAAACTCAACCGATTGTGGGTCTTACATGTAACACAATTTTACGAAGTGAAACGGCAGTAGTGGCTGCGGCTTCCAAAATATTGGCATGA
- a CDS encoding TIGR01212 family radical SAM protein (This family includes YhcC from E. coli K-12, an uncharacterized radical SAM protein.): MREILTAGRYFKRKFGEKVYKIPISISGFTCPNIDGTVARGGCVFCENESFSPNLEHNQPKRFFLSPTSENPYLEFQLVQLEAQYKKTKKVLAKKFGAQKFIIYFQSFTNTYAPLATLQALYTKALSFEGVVGLSIGTRTDSINEEVLTYLAELSKSHEIWVEYGVQSSSDETLKRINRGHDSGNIEKYIALTHQYGLKMCAHVIFGLPGETPEMALESVKFALRLGVHSFKFHPLYVVKRTALANDFKKGEFLPISEECYIQTLIEAIKLLPEEVMLQRVSAGIEDETLLSPDWCYTKHQQMFNIRQALKKEGFMY; the protein is encoded by the coding sequence ATGCGCGAGATTTTAACCGCTGGGCGGTACTTTAAGAGAAAATTTGGGGAAAAAGTCTATAAAATCCCCATCTCTATCTCTGGATTTACCTGTCCGAACATTGATGGTACGGTTGCGCGAGGTGGCTGTGTTTTTTGTGAAAATGAATCATTTAGCCCCAATTTAGAGCACAATCAACCCAAGCGATTTTTTCTGAGCCCAACTTCAGAAAATCCCTACTTAGAGTTCCAACTGGTTCAGTTGGAAGCACAGTATAAGAAGACCAAAAAAGTACTGGCTAAAAAATTTGGCGCTCAAAAATTTATCATCTATTTTCAATCCTTTACCAACACCTATGCCCCTCTTGCAACACTTCAAGCCCTCTATACAAAAGCGCTTAGTTTTGAAGGGGTTGTGGGGCTTAGCATTGGAACACGTACCGATAGCATTAACGAAGAAGTGCTTACCTACTTAGCAGAGCTTTCAAAATCGCATGAAATTTGGGTAGAGTATGGTGTTCAATCTTCTTCGGACGAAACACTCAAAAGAATTAATCGTGGGCATGATAGTGGTAATATTGAGAAATACATTGCTTTAACGCATCAGTATGGACTTAAAATGTGTGCGCATGTTATCTTCGGACTCCCTGGAGAAACACCTGAAATGGCGTTGGAAAGTGTGAAGTTTGCCCTTAGACTTGGCGTTCACTCGTTCAAATTTCATCCCTTGTATGTTGTTAAACGAACAGCCTTGGCGAATGATTTTAAAAAAGGGGAGTTTTTACCTATCTCGGAGGAGTGCTACATTCAAACGTTGATTGAAGCGATCAAGCTTTTGCCAGAAGAGGTGATGTTACAACGTGTAAGTGCAGGTATTGAAGATGAAACATTGCTCTCTCCTGACTGGTGTTATACCAAACATCAGCAGATGTTTAATATTCGCCAAGCCTTAAAAAAAGAAGGGTTTATGTATTAG
- the rpmE gene encoding 50S ribosomal protein L31, with the protein MKKDIHPEYVPCVVTCACGNSFETMSNKAELRIDICSSCHPFFTGSEKIVDAAGRVEKFKKKYSLK; encoded by the coding sequence ATGAAAAAAGATATTCATCCAGAATATGTACCATGTGTTGTAACGTGCGCATGTGGAAATAGTTTCGAGACTATGTCCAACAAAGCCGAGTTAAGAATTGATATTTGCAGTTCATGTCATCCATTTTTCACGGGCAGTGAGAAAATCGTAGATGCTGCAGGTCGTGTTGAGAAATTTAAGAAAAAATATAGCTTAAAATAG
- the rsmI gene encoding 16S rRNA (cytidine(1402)-2'-O)-methyltransferase translates to MIYFIPTPIGNLDDISVRSLKLLTECKTLFCEDTRITKRLLSLLAQRHNVTFQIQNFISMHSHNEETVLASIDKKIFEEHVGYLSDAGMPGISDPGAALVRFCQANALAYEILPGANAALLAYVTSGIKTHQFLFYGFLSHKGMDRQNELFEVLNAPYAVIVYESPHRIEKLIEELAQFAPNRQIFAIKEATKLYEKRFFGTALEVQKASKTANLKGEWVVVITPEIKHGGEAITKEDLIDLDLPPKQKAKLLSKLTGESIKEWYTKLQN, encoded by the coding sequence TTGATCTATTTCATTCCTACCCCTATAGGAAATTTAGATGACATCTCCGTTAGAAGCCTTAAACTTTTAACGGAGTGCAAAACCCTTTTCTGCGAAGACACTAGAATCACTAAAAGACTTCTCTCCCTCCTTGCTCAAAGACATAACGTAACCTTTCAGATTCAAAATTTTATCTCCATGCATTCACATAACGAAGAGACTGTTTTAGCGAGTATTGATAAAAAAATCTTTGAAGAGCATGTAGGCTATCTCAGTGATGCAGGCATGCCCGGTATCAGCGATCCAGGCGCTGCGTTGGTACGTTTTTGTCAAGCAAATGCCCTAGCGTATGAGATCCTCCCCGGTGCGAATGCTGCCTTGCTAGCGTATGTCACCAGCGGTATTAAAACCCATCAATTTTTGTTTTATGGCTTTTTATCGCACAAAGGAATGGACCGTCAAAACGAGCTGTTTGAAGTATTGAACGCTCCGTACGCGGTGATTGTGTATGAATCGCCTCATCGGATTGAAAAATTGATTGAAGAATTGGCTCAGTTTGCCCCCAATCGTCAGATATTTGCGATCAAAGAGGCAACCAAGCTGTATGAAAAACGTTTTTTTGGAACCGCACTTGAGGTGCAAAAAGCATCAAAAACAGCGAATCTCAAAGGCGAATGGGTCGTGGTGATTACGCCTGAAATAAAGCACGGTGGCGAAGCTATTACCAAAGAAGATTTGATCGATCTTGACCTTCCTCCGAAACAAAAAGCCAAACTCCTTTCCAAACTCACTGGAGAGAGTATCAAAGAGTGGTATACGAAACTTCAAAATTAA
- a CDS encoding homoserine dehydrogenase gives MIRVGIIGVGTVGSHVVKILQENEDIITARSGKKIIPIIGVVKDTTKKRDVNLPLSSDVNDVLDNPEVDVVVELMGGVDEAYKIVTRALKNKKAVVTANKALLAYHRYELRDLAGDTPIGYEASVAGGIPIIKALREGLSANHIEAIKGIMNGTCNFILTKMMNEKAEFADVLREAQALGYAEADPTFDVGGFDAAHKLLILASIAYGIDVKPEEILIEGIEHINSEDIYFAKEFGYNIKLLTIAKKSGDQVELRVHPALVPITQMIAKVDGVMNGISVIGDRVGETMYYGPGAGGSATASAVVSDLIDIARHTQNSPMLGFIKPLEKSGLTLMNRDDICTQYYIRVTVEDKIGVLSKISEILGKHSISISSFLQKQDVKKEERAVLLFSTHTCKESNIQKALQELSQLEFVELKPAMIRIEA, from the coding sequence ATGATCAGAGTCGGAATTATAGGCGTAGGAACCGTTGGTAGCCACGTGGTTAAAATTTTACAAGAGAATGAAGACATTATCACAGCGCGCAGTGGCAAAAAAATTATTCCTATTATCGGTGTCGTCAAAGATACAACCAAAAAAAGGGATGTTAACCTCCCTTTGAGCAGCGATGTTAATGATGTTTTAGACAATCCTGAAGTCGACGTTGTGGTTGAACTCATGGGTGGCGTGGATGAAGCCTATAAAATTGTCACCCGAGCGCTTAAAAATAAAAAAGCTGTTGTCACCGCCAATAAAGCACTTTTGGCGTATCACCGCTATGAATTACGCGATCTTGCTGGTGATACACCCATTGGCTATGAAGCTAGCGTTGCGGGTGGAATCCCGATTATTAAAGCACTGCGCGAGGGTTTAAGTGCCAACCATATTGAAGCGATTAAAGGCATCATGAATGGTACATGTAATTTCATTTTGACCAAAATGATGAATGAAAAAGCGGAATTTGCAGATGTTTTAAGAGAAGCGCAAGCGCTAGGATATGCAGAAGCTGATCCAACGTTTGATGTCGGTGGATTTGATGCCGCGCATAAACTGCTGATTTTAGCGAGCATTGCGTATGGCATTGATGTCAAGCCTGAAGAGATTTTGATCGAAGGCATTGAGCATATCAACAGCGAAGACATCTACTTTGCCAAAGAGTTTGGGTACAACATCAAACTGCTAACGATTGCGAAGAAAAGTGGCGATCAAGTTGAGCTTCGTGTGCATCCTGCCCTTGTGCCGATCACGCAGATGATCGCCAAAGTAGATGGCGTGATGAACGGCATTAGCGTTATTGGTGATCGTGTCGGCGAGACGATGTATTACGGACCAGGAGCTGGTGGAAGCGCTACGGCGAGTGCGGTTGTTTCCGACCTCATTGACATCGCGCGTCATACGCAAAATTCACCGATGCTTGGATTTATCAAACCGCTTGAGAAAAGTGGTTTGACGCTGATGAATAGGGATGATATTTGCACACAATATTACATTCGTGTTACGGTCGAAGATAAAATTGGCGTTCTCTCTAAAATCTCTGAAATTTTGGGAAAACACTCTATTTCTATCAGCAGTTTTTTACAAAAACAAGATGTGAAAAAAGAGGAGCGTGCGGTATTGCTCTTTTCAACCCATACATGTAAAGAGAGCAATATTCAAAAAGCACTCCAAGAGCTCAGTCAGTTGGAATTTGTTGAGCTTAAACCTGCAATGATCCGTATCGAGGCGTAA
- the dapB gene encoding 4-hydroxy-tetrahydrodipicolinate reductase — protein MIDVGIHGSTGRVGRLLIENLIKDKEARPHVLHALEDFNFTPPKEAIVTDDVVELLQKSAVVIDFTIAMGCETLLENALKHPTPLVIGTTGLNEHQQNLLKEAANNMPILYSTNMSLGVAVLNRLVELASKSLSDFDIEIVEQHHRFKKDAPSGTALTLGEHAARGRGLNLDDVRVSGRNGLIGERSKDEIAIMALRGGDIVGRHTVGFYNDGEFIEMNHTATSRDTFAKGAIKAAKWIINQPNGLYTISDCLGL, from the coding sequence ATGATAGATGTTGGAATCCATGGCTCAACCGGTAGAGTAGGCAGATTGTTGATTGAAAACCTCATAAAAGATAAAGAGGCAAGACCACACGTTTTGCATGCACTGGAAGATTTTAACTTTACGCCTCCCAAAGAGGCAATCGTAACGGATGATGTTGTAGAACTTTTACAAAAAAGTGCTGTTGTCATTGACTTTACCATTGCTATGGGGTGTGAAACACTGCTTGAAAATGCACTGAAGCATCCTACTCCTCTTGTTATTGGCACCACAGGGCTTAACGAACATCAACAAAATCTCTTAAAAGAAGCGGCGAACAATATGCCTATTCTTTACTCTACTAATATGTCTTTGGGTGTAGCGGTTTTGAACCGTTTGGTTGAGCTTGCTTCTAAAAGCCTGAGTGATTTTGACATTGAGATCGTGGAGCAACACCACCGTTTTAAAAAAGATGCACCTAGTGGTACGGCATTAACCCTTGGAGAGCACGCTGCTCGTGGACGAGGTCTTAATTTAGATGATGTACGTGTCAGTGGTCGTAATGGTCTTATTGGTGAACGTAGTAAAGATGAGATTGCTATAATGGCACTTCGTGGTGGTGACATTGTTGGGCGCCATACAGTAGGATTTTACAATGATGGTGAATTTATTGAGATGAACCATACGGCAACCAGTCGTGATACCTTTGCCAAAGGCGCTATCAAAGCCGCAAAGTGGATCATCAATCAACCAAATGGTCTTTATACAATTAGTGACTGTTTAGGTCTTTAA
- the rlmB gene encoding 23S rRNA (guanosine(2251)-2'-O)-methyltransferase RlmB, with the protein MIIYGKQLFLHLLNHYPSRIETVFLPKQCDPKLFSQIARVTQKICTIDERKAQALCHGGNHQGFIAEIKDFELASFNEIKHGSFLVILDEVTDVGNIGAIVRSAYAFGADGLILSGMKTCNLEAILRTSSAAAFELPIALCPSTRDMLNELKQIGFTLYGADMSGVDVKEVTFAPKRALIMGSEGKGLSPKVKERLDTLISIKMTRAFDSLNVSAAAAVLCDRIANG; encoded by the coding sequence ATGATAATCTATGGAAAACAACTCTTTTTACATCTGTTAAATCACTATCCTTCAAGGATTGAAACGGTCTTCTTGCCCAAGCAGTGTGACCCTAAGCTCTTTTCTCAGATTGCGCGTGTCACGCAAAAGATCTGCACAATTGATGAGCGAAAAGCACAAGCGTTGTGTCATGGGGGAAACCATCAAGGCTTTATTGCGGAGATTAAGGATTTTGAGCTTGCTTCATTTAATGAAATAAAGCATGGCTCTTTCTTGGTCATTTTGGATGAAGTCACCGATGTGGGGAATATTGGTGCTATTGTACGCAGTGCATATGCCTTTGGGGCGGATGGCTTGATTTTGAGTGGTATGAAAACATGCAACTTGGAAGCAATTTTGCGTACCAGCAGTGCTGCAGCGTTTGAATTGCCCATTGCACTTTGTCCTTCAACACGCGATATGCTCAATGAACTCAAGCAAATAGGGTTTACACTCTATGGCGCCGACATGAGTGGCGTGGATGTTAAAGAAGTCACCTTTGCACCCAAACGGGCTTTGATTATGGGAAGCGAAGGCAAGGGTTTGTCTCCTAAGGTAAAAGAGCGATTGGATACACTTATTTCAATCAAAATGACAAGAGCATTTGACTCTTTAAACGTGAGTGCTGCGGCTGCGGTACTGTGTGATAGGATTGCCAATGGATAA
- the purF gene encoding amidophosphoribosyltransferase, translated as MCAIVGVFDVKHASKIAYYALFAMQHRGQEATGISASDGKKIRTIKDNGLVTEVFNEEKLSFLHGDMAIGHNRYSTAGSDSVRDAQPVAASYKLGDISIVHNGNLINKHEVRSKLVEQGAIFQSSMDTENIIHLIARSQQGKLKDRIIEALHVIKGAYCLLIQSRSKMFAIRDRYGVRPLSIGKMKEGGYIVASETCALDLVDAEFVRDVRPGEMVIFQHGKEEFESIQLFEPDPHICAFEFIYFARPDSVIEGKNVYAARKKMGMKLAELAPVEADFVIPVPDSGVSAALGYAQASGIPFEMAIVRNHYVGRTFIEPTQAVRDLKVKLKLSPIHKILEGKKIVVIDDSIVRGTTSRQIVKLLKRAGAAEVHMRIAAPTIEHPCLYGIDTPSYKELISANKTVEEVREYIEADSLAFLSIEALKESIGNDMNYSLVSFDGNYFIK; from the coding sequence ATGTGTGCAATTGTTGGTGTATTTGATGTAAAACATGCTTCTAAGATAGCCTATTATGCTCTGTTCGCGATGCAACATCGTGGGCAAGAAGCAACAGGTATCAGTGCCAGTGATGGCAAGAAAATCCGAACGATTAAAGACAATGGTTTAGTCACCGAAGTTTTTAACGAAGAAAAACTCTCGTTCTTACATGGCGACATGGCGATCGGCCATAACCGTTATTCAACAGCAGGAAGTGACTCTGTCCGAGACGCACAACCCGTTGCGGCTAGTTATAAACTGGGCGATATTTCTATTGTTCATAATGGAAATTTGATCAATAAACATGAAGTGCGAAGTAAATTGGTAGAGCAAGGTGCTATTTTCCAATCTTCTATGGATACGGAAAATATCATTCATCTTATCGCTCGTTCCCAACAAGGCAAACTCAAAGATCGCATTATTGAAGCGTTACATGTAATCAAGGGAGCGTATTGTCTTTTGATTCAAAGTAGATCCAAAATGTTTGCTATCCGTGATCGTTACGGAGTTCGTCCATTATCGATTGGTAAAATGAAAGAGGGCGGCTACATTGTCGCAAGTGAGACCTGCGCACTTGATCTCGTGGATGCTGAGTTTGTAAGAGATGTCAGACCTGGTGAGATGGTTATTTTTCAACACGGTAAAGAAGAGTTTGAGAGCATTCAACTTTTTGAGCCCGATCCACATATTTGCGCCTTTGAATTTATCTATTTCGCTCGTCCTGATAGCGTCATTGAAGGTAAAAATGTCTATGCCGCACGCAAAAAAATGGGTATGAAGCTCGCAGAACTTGCTCCTGTTGAAGCAGACTTTGTGATTCCCGTTCCCGATAGTGGTGTCAGTGCGGCACTAGGATACGCACAAGCCAGTGGCATTCCTTTTGAAATGGCGATTGTTCGAAATCATTACGTTGGAAGAACGTTTATCGAGCCTACACAAGCGGTACGTGACCTCAAAGTGAAACTCAAACTCTCTCCGATTCATAAAATTTTAGAGGGTAAAAAAATTGTCGTGATTGATGATAGTATCGTAAGAGGTACCACGTCACGTCAGATTGTAAAATTACTCAAACGTGCGGGTGCTGCTGAAGTGCACATGCGCATCGCGGCTCCGACGATTGAGCATCCGTGTTTGTATGGCATTGATACACCAAGCTATAAAGAGCTTATTAGTGCCAATAAAACCGTTGAAGAAGTCAGAGAGTATATTGAAGCGGATTCATTGGCTTTTTTAAGTATTGAAGCGCTTAAAGAGAGTATTGGCAACGATATGAATTATTCACTGGTTAGCTTTGATGGAAACTATTTTATTAAATAA
- a CDS encoding DUF2393 family protein, producing the protein MTYFTLLHWFAMIVIFLLLALAIVLTIRSHDGKSSLYAPIFTAFFIATVFAAFAIYGLDKYTKIARLENIVQKKVLINESFSISGQIRNIGNFKIGTCVLEVKISNESFERAGTEGISFVPKSAFDNLFKWGEESHSVETTKEFVIAENLYKGEMRNFTVFMRYPPSYTKPYTRYELFCH; encoded by the coding sequence ATGACTTATTTTACCCTACTCCATTGGTTCGCTATGATTGTTATTTTCTTACTCCTAGCCTTGGCCATCGTACTGACCATTCGTAGCCATGATGGTAAATCTTCCCTCTATGCGCCTATTTTCACTGCATTTTTTATTGCAACTGTTTTTGCAGCCTTTGCTATTTATGGGCTTGATAAATACACTAAAATTGCACGACTTGAAAATATAGTACAGAAAAAAGTCCTAATCAATGAATCGTTTTCTATCTCAGGACAGATTCGCAATATTGGTAATTTTAAAATTGGAACATGTGTTTTGGAAGTCAAAATTTCCAATGAATCGTTTGAGCGAGCTGGCACAGAAGGCATAAGCTTTGTTCCAAAATCTGCGTTTGATAACCTGTTTAAGTGGGGAGAAGAGAGCCATAGCGTTGAGACAACGAAAGAGTTTGTGATTGCTGAGAATTTATATAAAGGCGAGATGCGCAACTTCACCGTCTTTATGCGCTATCCACCCTCTTATACAAAACCTTATACGCGCTACGAGCTTTTCTGCCACTAG